The Flavivirga eckloniae genomic interval GTGACGACCCTGCTATTGTAGTAGAATGCCTTAACGGTTATCGTTTAAAAGAAAAAATGCCTAATAACCTAAGCGCTATAAAAACGCCAATAGGTGTTGTAGAGACCGTAAAAGAAGGTACCGATATTACTCTGGTTTCTTACGGATCGACCTTACGTATTGTAGAACAAACAGCTAAAGATCTTTTAACTGTTGGTATTAACGCCGAAGTCATTGACGTACAATCATTACTACCTTTAGATTTGAACCACGACATTGTAAAAAGTGTAGCAAAAACAAATCGCCTAATGGTTATTGATGAAGATGTTCCTGGAGGGGCATCAGCATATATTTTAAATGAAATATTAAACAATCAGAATGCCTATCAATATCTCGATAGTCAGCCAAAAACATTAACAGCAAAAGATCACAGACCAGCTTATGGTAACGATGGTGACTATTTCTCTAAACCATCTGCCGAAGATATTTTTGAAGCTGTTTATGATGTTATGCACGAATTAAACCCTTCCGAGTTTCCTAAATTAAGATAATACTGAAAAAATTAAATATTTTAAAAACCTTTCCTTACTTAAATGGAAAGGTTTTTCTTTATATATTTATATAAAAACGTAAATTCGGTGCAAGGGAATAGTCATAAAACCAGTACGGTAAGTTTAGTGTATAAACCTATGTCTGGTCGAGCGCAATCGAGACCTTATTAGCGCTCGAGGTTGATCGTATTTCTTGAAAACAACAAGTTCTATTATCTCTATTTTGACTTAAATCGAATCGACATACCAAACCAATCAGAAACATGTTAACAAAACAAGATAAAGAACAATTTAGAAGTACCATTTTCAGACATTTAGATGGTATTGCAACGGCAACAACAGCCTTTTCACTGCATAAAAATGGCGTACTACAATATTTGTTAGACCATAAAAAGTCTAGTGTTGAAAATCTAGCCACAGCCTTTAAAGCAAACGAAGGTTATCTCAATGTTGGCTTACGGGTATTAGCATCCCAAGGTTGGTTAAACATGAGCATAAACAATGCTGATAACACTGTACAATACGAAACAAATAACACCAGTGAAAAAGCATTTAGCCTAGTGCCCTTATACGCCGATGCTGTAAACTTGCTAAACTACTCCGTTAAATTTCCTGATGAACGTATAGGTCCAGACGCATTTAGCGCTTTAGAAAAGATATTTAAAAAGTATAAACAGAACTTCGGGTTTTCCACTGTTAGCGAAGGTTCCATTGAACACCAAGTTTTAAAGCACATCGAAGGCGTTATTGCAGCTCCCATTATTGTGTTATTAGGCCTTAACGGGTTATTTCACAAATACTTTATGGAGGCCTCTTTTCGAGCCCAAGAATACCATAAAGATCCTGAAAGCTTTGAGAAGATCCTCGATTTTTTCACACACCTAGGTTGGTTTACAAAAAAGAAAGATACCTATCGTTTTACAGATAAAGGACTCTTTTTTGCGAAGCGCGCCAGTGCATATGGCGTTACCGTTTCGTATTTGCCGACCTTTATGAAATTAAACGACCTTATATTTGGCAACCCTTTGGTGCTAAAAACAAGTTCACCAGACGAAAAAGAAAAGCATGTAGATAGGGAAATGAATGTATGGGGAAGCGGCGGCGCACATGCGACATACTTTAAGATCATAGACAGCATTATCATAGAACTATTTAACAAACCCATAGATGAACAACCTAAAGGTATTTTAGATATGGGTTGCGGTAACGGAGCCTTTATTCAACATATCTTTGATGTTATAGAATTTAAAACATTAAGAGGAAAAATGCTTGACGAATACCCGTTATTGCTTGTTGGTGCAGATTTTAATCAGGCAGCATTAAAAGTAACCCGAGCAAATTTGATTAAAGCGGATATCTGGGCTAAAGTTATTTGGGGCAATATTGGCAGACCGGACTTACTCGCCAAAGATTTAAAAGAGGACTACAATATAGATTTAAAGGATTTATTAAACGTTAGAACCTTTTTAGACCATAACCGGATCTGGGAAACTCCAAAACAAACAATAAATGGTATTAGTGAATCAACAGGAGCCTTTAGTTATCAAGGTAAACGAATTGGTAATAATTTAGTAGAAAGTTCTTTGTTAGAACATTTACAAAAATGGAAACCTTACGTAGAGCGATTCGGTTTATTAATTATAGAATTACATACCAT includes:
- a CDS encoding class I SAM-dependent methyltransferase — translated: MLTKQDKEQFRSTIFRHLDGIATATTAFSLHKNGVLQYLLDHKKSSVENLATAFKANEGYLNVGLRVLASQGWLNMSINNADNTVQYETNNTSEKAFSLVPLYADAVNLLNYSVKFPDERIGPDAFSALEKIFKKYKQNFGFSTVSEGSIEHQVLKHIEGVIAAPIIVLLGLNGLFHKYFMEASFRAQEYHKDPESFEKILDFFTHLGWFTKKKDTYRFTDKGLFFAKRASAYGVTVSYLPTFMKLNDLIFGNPLVLKTSSPDEKEKHVDREMNVWGSGGAHATYFKIIDSIIIELFNKPIDEQPKGILDMGCGNGAFIQHIFDVIEFKTLRGKMLDEYPLLLVGADFNQAALKVTRANLIKADIWAKVIWGNIGRPDLLAKDLKEDYNIDLKDLLNVRTFLDHNRIWETPKQTINGISESTGAFSYQGKRIGNNLVESSLLEHLQKWKPYVERFGLLIIELHTINPELTANNLGKTAATAYDATHGYSDQFILEVDVFNKVATEAGLYPDPNYFTMFPNKELATVSINLLKGNI